GCGTCCCCCGCCCACAAGCGGCCAGTAGAGGTTTGCGACCAGGTTGAAGAGCACCCAGGCCGACGCGCTCATGAGGATGCCTATCTTCGCCATGTCACGCACCGTCACGTAGCTGCTCGACACGGCGATGGCGTTTGCCGGCGTGGAGAGCGGCAGCGTGAAGGCCAGCCCCGCGGGCACGGCCACGGCATAGGTGAGCGTTGCGGGCTCCATGCCGAAATTCTCGGCCATTCCGACGCTTATGGGCACGAGTATGGCGATTACGGCGGCGTTGCTTATCCCCTCGGTGAGCACCAGCGTCACGAGCGAGAAGAGGGCCACGACGGCCCAGGGCGCCTCGACCCACTCGCCGATGGTCCTGTCGGCGAGCCAGAGGGCCGCGCCGCTCTTCTCGAGCGAGGCCCCCAGTATGATGGCGCCGCCGTACATGAGGATGATCCCCCAGTTGACGTACTCCTCGATGTCCTTCCACCGCACGAGCCTCAGGGCGAAGAGCAGCACCACGGCCGTGAGGGCTATGTTGGCGAGACCGAGCGAGTGTCCCAGCGTCATCCAGACGACGACGGTGCCGGCCATGACGGCGCCGACGGCGTACTCGCGGTAGCTCACCTTGCCCATCTCGTATATGCGGCGGCCCAGCACCTCGCGGGCCTTCTCCACACTCTCTATGTCCATGGGAAAGGTCCTGGTGAGAACCAGATACCCAACGCCGAGCATGGCCGCCACGAGTGGGGCCACCGAGACGGTATAGGTGAGAAACCCTATCGTCTCACCGGTCGTCTCCTTGAGTATGCCGGCCGCAAGGGGCACCCTCGCCCCGCCGAGGAAGGTCGCCACCCCTCCTATGACGCACCCCCAGGCAAGGCTCAGAAAGAGCAGCTTTCCGTAATTGGACCTGCCGGGCCGCAGCTCCAGCCCCTTTGCTATCTCCAGCACTATGGGAAAGAGCATGGCCGCCACGCCGTGCTCGCTCATGAGGCACGAAAGCGAGGCGGCGAGCAGGAATATGCTCACCAGAAGCCGCCGCGGCGAGGCGCCGAACCTCTCCAGTATGGCCAGTGCCACCCTGTTGGAGAGCCCCGACTGCATGACGGCCCCGGCGAGGATAAAGGCGCCGAGTATGAAGAAGACGGCCTCGTTGCCGAAGAGCGCGTAGGTCTGCTGGGTGCTCAGAACGTCCAGAAGGGGCACGAGCACTATGGCCAGTATGCTCGTTATGGCCAGCGGCACCACGTTGGAGACCCACAGCACCAGGCAGACCATGAATATGGCCATGGCCCGCTGGCCCTCGGGCGTGAGTCCCTGCGGGGTGGGCAGGCTGACAATATACCAGAAAAGGACGGCCAGCGCCAGAAAGAATAAGGGTCTGAGCCCCTTGAGGACGAGGAGCAGCCATATGGACCGTCTGTCTATCTTTACAGCCACGGGGCGACTCCACCTTACGGGTATGTCCTCGCGGCGCCGGGGCCGGAAGGGGGCGGACCGGCGGCTGCGCCCTCTTCGCTCAATCCTTCTCCGTCGCGGCGCCGCCCGCCTCCTCGCCCGCCTCGTCCCTCACACGAAGTTTTCTTCGCAGCGTGGAGAGCCCCCATGCGGCCTTCATGCCGAGCCGCGTCTTGTAGAAGCCGCCGAATATGTCCTTGAAGCCGCTCTTCTCTCCGGCGAGCAGGGCCCCCTCCATGGGGGTGGTGACGACGCTGATGTCGCGCACCCAGTTCATGCTTATGTTGTTGCGCTTGACGGCCTCGTAGAGGTGTCTGTAAATGGGCACGATTATCTCGGCCGTAAGCGGCTCTATCCTCAGCGCCCTCTCGGGCGACGGCCTGTAGATCGGCAGGATTGGGACGACCCCCATGCCGGTCAGGAAGTCTATGCCCTGACAGGTGGAGCCCGGCATCTCAAGGCCCACGATGAGGTGCGAGGCCACGGTGCCGCTGGGGAAGATGCCGGCGGCGTAGCGCAGGGCCTCGATGTAGCGCTCGCGCCCTATGAGCTGCGCCCTCCCGGGGCATATCATCTCGAAGAGCTCCTTGTCGAAGATCTCGAGATTGTAGAGCACCGAGTCGGCTCCGGCCGCGTAGGTCTCGTCTATCCAGCGGTTGTCCCTGGGCGGCAGAGCCTCCACGGCGACGAGGCAGTGGAAGTGCTTCTTCACCGCCGTGATGTAAGGCCTCAGGAACTCAATGCCCCCGTCGTCGCCGGAGCTGAAGCCGATGGAGAGGTAGATTATCTCCGATGCCCTCTCCTTGAGTATGGCCTCCACGGTCTCGACGACCTCGTCGACTGTGTATACCCGGTCATCTCCGCCGTCTATATCGAAGTTGCCGGCGCAGTAGCGGCACTCGACGCTGCGGTTGAAGAACTCGCACCTCGGCGACGGCGTTATGACGGCGTAACGGCCGTGAGCCGTCGCTATCCTGGAGAAGGGCACGCCCGTTGAGGTGGAGCGCCCGTAGAACTCCGGCGGCCTGACCACCTCCACGTCGACCTCGCCGCTGTGGTCGACGATCCTGAACCCCCGGCCCCCGCTCGTGAGCAGGTAGGGCGACGCCCCGGTGAACTCCTCCCTGAAGGGGACGTTGACGAGCGTTCCCCTGGGGAGCAAGAGGTCCAGACCGAGACTGTTGGCCGCCGCCTCTATCTCGGCGGCTATGGAGGGGTCGATCCTGATGCCGCGGAGCATCAGGTCGATCTTCAGCGCGCCGGGATTATGGAGGTAACTCTTCTCCATCTATCCTTTATGGCGGGAAGAGGGGCGAGGCTCCCTGAGAGCCCCCTCAAAGCCCCCTTTCACGTCTCGCAGCGGGCCGCCTGGAGCTCGCAGCTCTGCTCGTATGTAACGAGCTCCTTTATGACGGCGTTCTCGCCGCAGAGGGCGCAGTTCGGGTCCTTCCCCACCCGCACCTTCCTGAAGCTCATCTTGAGGGCGTCGAATATCATGAGGTGACCGGCCAGGCTCTCGCCTATGCCGAGGACCTCCTTTATGGCCTCCACGGCCTGGAGCACGCCTATGACACCGGCCAGCGCTCCGAGCACTCCGGCCTCCTGGCAGCTCGGCACGAGCCCCGGCGGCGGCGGCTCTGGGTAGAGGCACCGGTAACAGGGCCGGCCTTCATGGGGCTTGAATACCGTCACCTGCCCGTCGAAGCGGAACATGGAGCCCGACACCAGGGTCTTCTTCTCGAAGAAGGCGGCGTCGTTCATGAGGAAGCGGGTGGGGAAGTTGTCGCTTCCGTCGAGCACCACGTCGTAGTCGCGTATGACGGAGCGGATGTTGTCGGCCGTGAGGCGCTCGTTGTAGGCCACGACCTTGCAGTCCGGGTTTAGCCTCTCGATGGACTCCCTGGCCGAGAGGGCCTTGGGCCTGCCTATGTCCGAGGTGTCGTGGATTATCTGGCGCTGGAGGTTGCTCAGGTCCACGGCGTCGCCGTCGGCTATG
The nucleotide sequence above comes from Deltaproteobacteria bacterium. Encoded proteins:
- a CDS encoding radical SAM protein, coding for MEKSYLHNPGALKIDLMLRGIRIDPSIAAEIEAAANSLGLDLLLPRGTLVNVPFREEFTGASPYLLTSGGRGFRIVDHSGEVDVEVVRPPEFYGRSTSTGVPFSRIATAHGRYAVITPSPRCEFFNRSVECRYCAGNFDIDGGDDRVYTVDEVVETVEAILKERASEIIYLSIGFSSGDDGGIEFLRPYITAVKKHFHCLVAVEALPPRDNRWIDETYAAGADSVLYNLEIFDKELFEMICPGRAQLIGRERYIEALRYAAGIFPSGTVASHLIVGLEMPGSTCQGIDFLTGMGVVPILPIYRPSPERALRIEPLTAEIIVPIYRHLYEAVKRNNISMNWVRDISVVTTPMEGALLAGEKSGFKDIFGGFYKTRLGMKAAWGLSTLRRKLRVRDEAGEEAGGAATEKD
- a CDS encoding DASS family sodium-coupled anion symporter, yielding MPVRWSRPVAVKIDRRSIWLLLVLKGLRPLFFLALAVLFWYIVSLPTPQGLTPEGQRAMAIFMVCLVLWVSNVVPLAITSILAIVLVPLLDVLSTQQTYALFGNEAVFFILGAFILAGAVMQSGLSNRVALAILERFGASPRRLLVSIFLLAASLSCLMSEHGVAAMLFPIVLEIAKGLELRPGRSNYGKLLFLSLAWGCVIGGVATFLGGARVPLAAGILKETTGETIGFLTYTVSVAPLVAAMLGVGYLVLTRTFPMDIESVEKAREVLGRRIYEMGKVSYREYAVGAVMAGTVVVWMTLGHSLGLANIALTAVVLLFALRLVRWKDIEEYVNWGIILMYGGAIILGASLEKSGAALWLADRTIGEWVEAPWAVVALFSLVTLVLTEGISNAAVIAILVPISVGMAENFGMEPATLTYAVAVPAGLAFTLPLSTPANAIAVSSSYVTVRDMAKIGILMSASAWVLFNLVANLYWPLVGGGR
- the moeB gene encoding molybdopterin-synthase adenylyltransferase MoeB: MDFTEEQIERYSRHIILPEVGGTGQARLLESKVFVLGAGGLGSPALYYLAAAGVGTIGIADGDAVDLSNLQRQIIHDTSDIGRPKALSARESIERLNPDCKVVAYNERLTADNIRSVIRDYDVVLDGSDNFPTRFLMNDAAFFEKKTLVSGSMFRFDGQVTVFKPHEGRPCYRCLYPEPPPPGLVPSCQEAGVLGALAGVIGVLQAVEAIKEVLGIGESLAGHLMIFDALKMSFRKVRVGKDPNCALCGENAVIKELVTYEQSCELQAARCET